One window of the Corynebacterium glutamicum ATCC 13032 genome contains the following:
- a CDS encoding WD40/YVTN/BNR-like repeat-containing protein: protein MARKYRVGQRQRGWSIWLSILVIVVLLVGAGALSVFALKSVKENDKNEGFSTTKAASVEQISSETSEESPEEAPAEISESEEISAEQASLPLVAPQRQIAQFENLAVRSQVGTCTDPGTLEISTDGGQAWSTSASFTATTATQVLRLIPVSTSNIFVVALNADCEPRIYGTTDQGATWQQPVSAVGTWYLDPSNPTQLTAPGGAKAISCEAISIAPRTDSNVDVLCADGSLTSTSDGGASWSEPVAGAGVFNVAHSNGDWLLIAQDPDQCTGIQLSDTLPVAEGATCVHAELGESDAGQIAATQFGDSVLAWVGETQFISKDGGQTWQ from the coding sequence ATGGCGAGGAAGTATCGGGTGGGTCAACGCCAACGTGGTTGGTCTATATGGTTAAGCATTCTTGTTATTGTCGTGCTTTTGGTTGGGGCTGGAGCGCTTTCGGTTTTTGCCCTTAAAAGCGTAAAAGAAAACGATAAAAACGAAGGCTTTTCGACGACTAAAGCTGCCTCCGTAGAGCAAATAAGCTCTGAAACTTCCGAAGAAAGCCCCGAGGAAGCACCGGCAGAGATTTCAGAGTCGGAAGAAATCTCTGCTGAGCAGGCCTCGTTGCCACTCGTGGCGCCACAGCGGCAGATTGCACAATTTGAAAATCTAGCTGTGCGATCCCAAGTTGGTACGTGCACTGATCCTGGAACACTCGAAATCTCCACTGATGGTGGACAAGCTTGGTCCACATCAGCGTCATTTACAGCAACCACGGCGACACAAGTGCTTCGCTTGATTCCGGTGAGCACTTCAAACATCTTTGTTGTTGCACTGAATGCTGATTGCGAGCCACGGATTTACGGAACAACTGATCAAGGTGCAACGTGGCAACAACCAGTTTCAGCAGTAGGAACCTGGTACTTAGATCCTTCTAACCCAACGCAGCTAACGGCTCCCGGTGGGGCTAAAGCAATTAGCTGTGAGGCAATCTCGATCGCCCCAAGAACTGACAGCAACGTTGATGTGCTGTGTGCAGATGGATCGCTGACTTCCACCTCTGATGGAGGAGCAAGCTGGTCAGAGCCCGTTGCGGGTGCTGGTGTATTTAATGTCGCGCACTCAAATGGTGATTGGTTGCTGATCGCTCAAGACCCTGATCAATGCACAGGAATCCAACTAAGTGACACTCTTCCTGTTGCTGAGGGAGCTACATGCGTGCATGCTGAACTCGGTGAATCCGATGCCGGACAGATCGCAGCAACTCAATTTGGAGATTCAGTTTTAGCCTGGGTTGGCGAAACCCAATTTATTTCAAAAGATGGTGGACAAACATGGCAATAA
- a CDS encoding polysaccharide biosynthesis protein, protein MAISIGKAGQNLKGSVPIGKVLFLIDALAWISALFIGVVLRYEFNLSSINWSAFAWFGLAAVILQFVLGLSLHLYRKGLRHLFGSFEDTLNVSISVIVVGVVLWIASLFVGQRWEISRGVMLLVIPLALVFVLAVRYLARMRVERLRRPAADSTPALILGGGYIGTNLIQWMMSDPKSPFRPVGVIDDNPELAWQRVRGVPVLGKFDDIAQVASDTGAELLIVAIGDADSALLRRVQDTANKNGLSVKVMPAIDRVVSKGVRGNDLRDLSIEDLLGRQPVETNVSEITGYLTGKRVLVTGAGGSIGSQLCTEIAKYGPAELMMLDRDETGLQQVLINVAGNGLLDTDAVVLADIREADAMKEIFLKRKPEVVFHAAALKHLPMLEQYPDEGWKTNVLGTLNVLAAAEAVGVETFVNISTDKAANPTSVLGHSKRVAEKLTAWYGQNSTSKYLSVRFGNVIGSRGSMLPTFTRLIMEDKPLTVTHPDVTRFFMTIPEACQLVLQAGGIGRSGEVLILDMGEPVSILEIAQRMIAMSGKDIDIVFTGLREGEKMHEELVGDGETEDRPFHSKISHAHAESLAPNNLDRDRFMQRAGKLASTDSEII, encoded by the coding sequence ATGGCAATAAGCATTGGTAAAGCAGGACAGAACTTAAAAGGGTCAGTGCCTATCGGAAAAGTCCTTTTTCTCATTGATGCCCTTGCCTGGATTTCTGCACTATTTATCGGTGTGGTTTTGCGGTATGAATTCAATCTGAGTTCTATCAACTGGAGTGCGTTTGCATGGTTCGGGCTTGCTGCAGTTATTTTGCAGTTTGTTCTCGGACTTTCTCTCCATCTTTACCGCAAGGGATTACGTCACCTTTTCGGTAGCTTCGAAGATACACTAAACGTTTCTATCTCGGTCATTGTTGTCGGTGTTGTCCTTTGGATCGCCTCACTATTTGTTGGTCAGCGTTGGGAAATCTCACGCGGTGTCATGCTGCTAGTTATCCCGCTTGCTCTCGTATTCGTATTGGCAGTGCGTTATCTCGCGCGTATGCGAGTTGAGCGTCTTCGTCGTCCGGCTGCGGATTCCACACCAGCATTGATTCTTGGTGGTGGATACATCGGTACCAACCTGATCCAGTGGATGATGTCCGATCCTAAGTCGCCTTTCCGCCCAGTCGGCGTTATTGATGATAACCCTGAATTAGCATGGCAACGCGTACGTGGTGTGCCGGTTCTTGGCAAGTTTGATGATATCGCCCAAGTTGCATCAGACACTGGCGCAGAACTTCTTATCGTTGCTATTGGTGATGCCGACTCTGCACTTTTAAGGCGTGTCCAAGATACCGCTAATAAAAATGGTCTTTCAGTAAAGGTAATGCCGGCTATTGACCGCGTCGTTTCTAAGGGCGTTCGTGGAAACGATTTGCGTGATCTCTCTATTGAAGATTTGCTTGGACGTCAACCTGTTGAAACCAATGTTTCAGAAATTACTGGCTATCTAACAGGTAAGCGTGTTCTTGTTACCGGTGCAGGTGGGTCAATTGGTTCCCAGCTATGTACGGAAATTGCCAAATACGGACCTGCTGAGCTTATGATGCTTGATCGCGATGAGACTGGTTTGCAGCAGGTTCTGATTAACGTTGCTGGTAACGGTTTGTTGGATACGGATGCTGTGGTTCTTGCGGATATCCGCGAAGCAGACGCGATGAAAGAGATTTTTCTCAAGCGTAAACCAGAAGTTGTCTTCCATGCAGCAGCATTAAAGCACTTGCCAATGCTGGAGCAGTATCCAGATGAGGGCTGGAAAACAAACGTTCTAGGAACTCTTAACGTTCTTGCTGCCGCAGAAGCTGTTGGTGTTGAGACTTTCGTCAATATTTCCACCGATAAGGCAGCTAATCCAACCAGCGTCTTAGGGCACTCAAAGCGAGTCGCTGAAAAGCTGACTGCCTGGTATGGACAGAATTCCACCAGCAAGTACCTATCGGTTCGATTTGGAAACGTCATTGGTAGCCGTGGATCGATGCTCCCGACTTTCACCAGGCTAATCATGGAAGATAAACCGCTAACAGTGACGCACCCGGATGTCACTAGGTTCTTCATGACAATTCCTGAAGCTTGCCAATTGGTCCTGCAAGCCGGTGGTATTGGACGTTCCGGCGAGGTTCTCATCCTTGACATGGGTGAGCCTGTAAGCATCCTTGAAATTGCACAGCGCATGATCGCAATGTCCGGTAAAGATATTGACATCGTGTTCACCGGCCTTCGCGAGGGCGAAAAGATGCACGAAGAGCTGGTTGGTGATGGTGAAACCGAAGATCGTCCATTCCACTCAAAGATTTCGCATGCACATGCAGAAAGCCTCGCTCCTAATAATCTCGATAGAGATCGATTTATGCAACGTGCTGGAAAACTAGCTTCAACAGATTCGGAGATCATCTAA
- a CDS encoding DegT/DnrJ/EryC1/StrS family aminotransferase: MTNERIFLSSPDVTQLEEDALVRAIRSGWIAPLGPEVDAFEQELAEYCGRKYVVALSSGTAALHLGLLALGVGEGDLVLTSSMTFAATTNAIVYTGAEPIFVDCDESGNMDPDLLEKAFAELKSEGKEVKAVVPVDLLGKVVQHEKIKKIADEYGAVVLSDAAESLGAIRNGKSAAAYGVAAAVSFNGNKIMTTSGGGALLTDDKDIADNVRYLATQARQPVVHYEHTDVGYNYRLSNILAALGRAQLSRLDKMIERRRQHRAFYRELFAGVSGVEIFGEPSGVDGGDTIDNFWLTSILIDKEVAGFSSEDLRSVLNQANIESRPLWKPMHLQPVFKKYRSFTNEEGQRLFDSGLSLPSGSVLDNASMNRVETTIGQFLESQHAI, translated from the coding sequence ATGACTAATGAACGAATTTTTCTATCATCGCCAGATGTAACACAGTTAGAGGAAGACGCATTGGTACGCGCAATCCGATCAGGATGGATTGCACCGCTTGGTCCAGAAGTTGATGCGTTTGAGCAAGAACTTGCTGAGTATTGTGGCCGCAAATATGTTGTTGCACTTTCATCGGGTACTGCAGCCCTCCACTTAGGTCTATTAGCACTAGGCGTTGGAGAAGGAGACTTGGTTCTTACATCATCAATGACTTTTGCAGCGACCACCAACGCAATTGTTTATACGGGTGCTGAGCCAATTTTCGTGGACTGCGATGAATCTGGAAATATGGATCCAGATCTTTTAGAAAAAGCCTTTGCTGAGCTAAAGAGTGAAGGAAAGGAAGTAAAGGCTGTAGTACCTGTCGATCTACTTGGCAAAGTTGTTCAGCACGAGAAGATTAAAAAGATTGCTGATGAATACGGGGCAGTAGTGCTTTCTGATGCCGCTGAATCCTTGGGCGCCATTCGCAATGGAAAGTCTGCTGCAGCATATGGAGTGGCGGCAGCGGTTTCCTTCAACGGAAACAAAATTATGACTACCAGCGGTGGTGGAGCTTTGTTAACTGATGACAAGGATATTGCAGACAACGTCCGCTATCTTGCGACACAAGCTCGCCAACCTGTAGTTCATTACGAACACACCGATGTTGGGTATAACTATCGCCTTTCAAATATCCTCGCTGCACTGGGACGAGCTCAACTTTCCCGACTCGACAAGATGATTGAGCGTCGACGTCAACACCGTGCGTTCTATCGAGAATTGTTTGCAGGTGTTTCTGGAGTAGAGATCTTTGGCGAGCCATCAGGGGTCGATGGTGGCGACACTATTGATAATTTCTGGCTCACTTCTATTCTTATTGATAAAGAAGTTGCGGGATTTAGCTCTGAAGATCTTCGATCAGTTCTAAATCAGGCGAATATTGAGTCTCGTCCCTTGTGGAAACCAATGCATCTCCAGCCAGTATTTAAGAAGTATCGTAGCTTCACCAATGAAGAAGGACAGAGGCTATTTGATTCAGGGCTTTCTCTCCCAAGCGGTTCAGTACTTGATAATGCGTCAATGAATCGTGTTGAGACTACAATTGGCCAGTTTTTGGAGAGTCAGCATGCGATCTAA
- a CDS encoding sugar transferase has translation MRSKYKNYGVVKRAIDIGVSGVGLIISAPIQLAIAAVVLRAHGRPILFRQPRPGKDGVVFEMIKFRTMLEPDEKHVTDEQRLTKVGKLLRETSLDELPTLWNVFKGDMSLVGPRPLLVSYLEHYSSEQARRHEVRPGITGLAQVNGRNQTTWDERLKLDVEYVDRCSLKLDFKILIATVKTVLSKKGISNEGHVTMPSFIEERK, from the coding sequence ATGCGATCTAAGTACAAAAACTATGGCGTAGTAAAACGTGCGATTGATATTGGGGTTAGTGGCGTAGGGCTGATTATCTCTGCGCCGATTCAGCTGGCAATAGCAGCAGTTGTATTGAGAGCTCATGGTCGTCCGATTCTATTTCGTCAACCACGACCTGGGAAAGACGGTGTGGTATTTGAGATGATTAAGTTTCGAACCATGCTTGAACCAGATGAAAAACATGTAACTGATGAACAGCGTCTAACTAAAGTTGGAAAGCTTCTGCGGGAAACGAGTTTAGATGAGTTACCTACACTCTGGAATGTATTTAAAGGTGATATGAGCCTTGTAGGGCCTCGACCTTTGCTTGTTAGCTATCTGGAACATTACTCTTCTGAACAAGCTCGACGCCATGAAGTTCGTCCTGGGATTACTGGTTTGGCTCAGGTGAATGGCCGTAATCAAACTACTTGGGATGAACGACTTAAGTTGGATGTCGAATATGTGGATCGCTGTAGTTTGAAACTAGATTTCAAAATATTAATCGCCACTGTAAAAACAGTTCTTTCTAAAAAGGGCATTAGTAATGAAGGTCATGTCACGATGCCATCCTTCATTGAAGAAAGAAAATAG
- a CDS encoding glycosyltransferase family 4 protein has product MSNIFYEGILQNLIQDGWDVHLVSNPGPVGKKLLNGKAHTIEMSREISIGTDVKSLFNWVLLLRKIRPRVLIVGTPKASLLGVVAARIARVPRIVYVAHGLRSETVLGLKKKILVFLEYLTQLFAHQTLAVSHSLKKAIEDAHPRFKGRVQVLGYGSMNGVELDRFRVPSLEEKLSARNALNLPSKSVIVGFVGRINKDKGGDLLAALTKHEAFTRLRLHLLIIGELEDDDLREAFIKLVNEGQVTITGWIDFPEEPLAAVDVLLHPTQREGLGMSLLEAQAMGVPVLTNAVTGTVDAVTSGEGGFFADDDSVESWVSKIDLLVSDPKLRDRMGRAGRQFVSARFNRDDVAARFSHFVEQFKK; this is encoded by the coding sequence ATGTCAAATATTTTTTATGAAGGGATCCTGCAGAATCTAATTCAAGATGGGTGGGATGTGCACCTTGTTTCAAATCCAGGCCCAGTTGGGAAGAAATTACTGAATGGTAAAGCTCATACTATCGAGATGTCTAGAGAGATTTCAATAGGTACCGATGTTAAATCATTATTTAATTGGGTGCTATTGCTTAGGAAAATTCGTCCAAGAGTGCTGATAGTTGGAACTCCGAAAGCTTCATTGCTGGGAGTCGTGGCAGCACGAATTGCTCGAGTGCCACGAATTGTCTATGTGGCACATGGGCTGCGCTCTGAAACTGTTTTAGGCTTAAAAAAGAAGATTCTAGTGTTTTTGGAATATTTGACCCAGTTGTTTGCACATCAAACTTTGGCTGTAAGTCATTCTCTGAAGAAAGCAATTGAAGATGCGCACCCTCGTTTTAAAGGAAGAGTGCAAGTCTTAGGTTATGGCAGTATGAATGGAGTTGAGCTTGATCGCTTTAGAGTTCCATCCCTTGAAGAGAAATTATCTGCTCGTAATGCTTTAAACCTGCCTAGTAAATCTGTCATTGTTGGTTTTGTCGGCAGAATAAATAAAGATAAGGGAGGAGATCTTCTCGCTGCTCTTACAAAACATGAGGCTTTTACCCGATTGCGACTGCATCTCTTAATTATTGGTGAATTGGAAGACGATGACTTGCGAGAAGCATTCATTAAATTAGTTAATGAAGGGCAGGTTACGATTACAGGATGGATTGATTTCCCTGAAGAACCATTAGCTGCAGTTGATGTTTTGCTTCACCCAACTCAGCGAGAAGGTTTAGGTATGTCTTTGCTGGAAGCTCAGGCTATGGGAGTGCCTGTATTGACGAATGCTGTGACTGGAACAGTTGATGCAGTAACAAGTGGAGAAGGTGGCTTTTTTGCCGATGACGATTCTGTTGAGTCCTGGGTTTCTAAGATTGATTTATTAGTTTCCGATCCTAAGTTAAGAGACCGGATGGGACGTGCTGGTCGCCAGTTTGTGTCAGCTCGTTTCAATCGTGATGATGTCGCAGCTCGTTTCAGTCATTTCGTGGAACAATTCAAAAAATAG
- a CDS encoding lipopolysaccharide biosynthesis protein has translation MANTRDEATEVPEDGSLRKGAARGSAITLVGQITRILIQLLSVILLARLIPPADFGLYAMVLAVSGVAQIFLDLGFSMAALRSRDLTKQQHSNLFWINTSAGFLLFIIIFSLAIPLATFYGDDRLIRVTQWISIVYLLGGITAQFRVHLNRHLRFGALSLADVLAPLVALVVAVIMAMKGYGVQALVVQTILNYLVMLVLVVVMARWVPSFPRKTPGMKPLLTFGMGLGATRFLSYLTQNIDSIIIGRVMGPVQLGFYDRAFRLAVAPVVQISFPFTRVAIPFLVRVMDDGKKYVAALREAQMVGIYGTASFLLVFGGMATPIVTLIFGPDWVEAGLLMTILCIGAIFRTLQQVATWVFMSKGLSGALLKLNLVMQPVIVLLIIGGARWGTVGVAWAGTLGYFLFWLVSIAWASYATNLNLWSLVTNPLEIIGKFSLPAGLITFAISSNSSLSLLTQFLASIGGALIWFVFIYCISKKIKKDIRRLVGIGMLVLKRR, from the coding sequence ATGGCAAATACTAGAGATGAAGCTACTGAAGTACCTGAAGATGGCTCTTTGAGGAAGGGCGCAGCTCGGGGATCCGCTATCACTTTAGTAGGGCAGATTACGAGAATTTTGATTCAGTTACTCAGCGTAATCTTACTAGCTAGATTAATTCCTCCTGCAGATTTTGGTTTATACGCTATGGTCCTTGCAGTTTCAGGCGTGGCTCAGATCTTTCTCGATCTAGGGTTTTCTATGGCGGCCCTGAGATCACGTGATCTAACTAAGCAACAACATTCAAATCTATTTTGGATTAATACTTCCGCTGGTTTTCTTCTATTTATTATTATTTTTTCACTTGCGATTCCTTTAGCAACTTTCTATGGAGATGATCGATTAATAAGGGTTACACAGTGGATATCTATTGTGTACCTGTTGGGGGGAATCACTGCTCAGTTTAGGGTCCATTTAAATCGTCACCTGCGATTTGGAGCTTTATCTCTTGCAGATGTTTTAGCACCGTTGGTAGCTCTCGTAGTGGCCGTAATTATGGCAATGAAGGGTTATGGAGTTCAAGCTCTTGTGGTTCAAACAATATTGAACTACTTAGTTATGCTGGTTTTGGTTGTCGTGATGGCCCGGTGGGTTCCGAGTTTTCCTCGTAAGACTCCCGGTATGAAGCCATTGCTTACTTTTGGTATGGGACTTGGCGCGACTAGATTCTTATCTTATTTAACTCAAAATATTGATAGTATTATTATTGGCCGGGTGATGGGGCCAGTTCAGCTCGGGTTTTATGATCGTGCATTTAGGCTGGCAGTCGCACCTGTTGTGCAAATTAGTTTCCCATTCACACGTGTAGCAATACCATTTTTAGTTCGTGTAATGGATGATGGAAAAAAGTATGTTGCCGCACTACGTGAAGCTCAAATGGTCGGCATCTATGGAACTGCTAGTTTTCTTTTGGTTTTTGGCGGTATGGCTACACCAATTGTGACCTTAATTTTTGGTCCTGATTGGGTAGAAGCGGGACTTCTGATGACAATTCTATGCATAGGTGCAATATTCCGTACATTGCAACAGGTTGCTACTTGGGTATTTATGTCAAAAGGACTGTCCGGGGCATTGCTGAAGCTAAATCTTGTCATGCAACCGGTGATCGTATTGTTAATCATCGGTGGTGCTCGATGGGGCACGGTTGGTGTTGCATGGGCAGGGACTCTGGGATACTTTCTGTTTTGGTTGGTCTCAATAGCTTGGGCAAGTTATGCCACTAATTTAAATTTGTGGAGTTTAGTCACAAATCCTCTAGAGATTATCGGTAAATTTAGCCTTCCTGCGGGGCTTATTACTTTTGCGATTTCGTCAAATTCATCCCTTTCGCTATTAACACAGTTCTTGGCATCTATTGGTGGTGCATTGATTTGGTTTGTATTCATTTATTGCATCTCAAAGAAGATTAAAAAAGATATTCGCCGACTAGTTGGAATCGGAATGCTAGTTTTAAAGAGGCGTTGA
- a CDS encoding UDP-N-acetylglucosamine 1-carboxyvinyltransferase, which produces MYAEINGGFIPEGTVRVSGAKNSATRLLAAALLTDEVVHLGNFPTKLVDVEHKIRFIEELGGKVHVDHDEQILVVDAKDLAAREMTTDELNIPIRTTYLLAAAQIGRGEIARVPFPGGCAIGGGPAGGRGYDLHLMVWEQLGCKILEKDDHIEVTAPQGFIGGVIDFPISTVGGTENALLCASIASGDTKIANAYITPEITDLIELLRRMGAEITVYGTSRIHVKGRAGLLQGAYMDVMPDRIEALTWIVYGIISGGRITVEGVPFSSMEVPFIHLEKAGVDLFRNSSSVYITPECLPSGSVQPFELACGTHPGVISDMQALFVLLGLKGAGTSRVYDYRYPERIAFVEELTNLVSGDKLSAEAGKITIQGDATFRPGYANSTDLRGSMAVVLAALCADGKSTINNVHMALRGYNELDKKLRLLGADLTIREGEVPSP; this is translated from the coding sequence ATGTATGCAGAAATTAATGGCGGTTTTATTCCAGAGGGCACCGTGCGGGTAAGCGGCGCAAAAAACTCTGCTACTAGACTTCTCGCGGCGGCACTGCTAACCGATGAGGTGGTGCATCTTGGTAATTTCCCAACCAAGCTTGTGGATGTTGAACATAAAATTCGCTTTATTGAAGAGCTTGGCGGAAAAGTGCATGTCGACCATGATGAGCAAATTTTAGTAGTTGATGCTAAGGATCTTGCAGCGCGAGAAATGACTACTGATGAACTGAATATTCCGATTCGAACTACTTATCTCCTAGCAGCAGCGCAGATTGGGCGTGGGGAAATTGCTCGAGTTCCTTTTCCTGGGGGGTGTGCTATTGGAGGAGGTCCTGCTGGCGGACGAGGATATGATCTTCATCTTATGGTCTGGGAACAGCTAGGTTGTAAAATTCTTGAAAAAGATGATCACATTGAAGTAACTGCACCCCAGGGCTTTATCGGGGGAGTTATTGACTTTCCTATTTCTACTGTGGGAGGCACTGAAAACGCGTTACTATGCGCAAGTATTGCTTCAGGGGATACTAAAATTGCCAATGCTTATATTACCCCTGAGATAACTGATCTTATTGAACTTCTGCGACGTATGGGTGCGGAGATCACTGTCTACGGTACCAGCCGTATTCATGTAAAGGGTCGAGCAGGTCTTTTGCAGGGCGCATATATGGACGTAATGCCGGATCGTATTGAGGCATTGACGTGGATCGTGTATGGAATTATTTCAGGCGGAAGGATTACCGTCGAAGGTGTTCCATTTAGCTCGATGGAAGTTCCTTTTATCCACCTTGAGAAGGCTGGAGTGGATCTTTTCCGTAATTCAAGTTCCGTATATATTACACCAGAATGCTTGCCTTCAGGCTCAGTTCAGCCATTTGAGCTAGCGTGTGGAACTCACCCCGGAGTAATTTCGGACATGCAGGCACTTTTTGTTCTTTTAGGATTAAAAGGTGCAGGAACTTCACGCGTCTATGACTATCGATACCCAGAAAGAATTGCATTTGTTGAGGAATTGACAAATCTAGTTTCGGGCGACAAATTAAGTGCAGAGGCTGGCAAGATCACTATCCAGGGAGATGCTACTTTCCGGCCAGGATATGCGAACTCAACTGATCTACGTGGTTCTATGGCTGTTGTTTTAGCGGCGCTTTGCGCTGATGGAAAGTCCACGATTAATAACGTCCATATGGCGTTACGTGGGTACAACGAGTTGGATAAAAAACTTCGTTTACTTGGTGCGGATTTAACTATCAGAGAAGGCGAAGTTCCTTCACCTTAA